One Caloramator mitchellensis DNA window includes the following coding sequences:
- the larE gene encoding ATP-dependent sacrificial sulfur transferase LarE: MINTPFRGFFIIERGIDVETNEKLQRLKDILKDMGSVMVALSGGIDSSFLLKVAHDVLGNRAVAGTAVSYIYPSWEINEAREFAKEIGVEHVEIEYDPLLDVEEFKYNPIDRCYICKKAVFSRLVSFANESGINYVVDGTNADDLKDYRPGLKAVEELGVKSPLLMAGLTKQDIREIARKMGLKFYDKPSYACLATRIPYNEEVNKIKLKMIDMAEIYLIEKGFKNVRVRCHGDIARIEVPKSEIPKFFNMNLIEDVENKLKELGFKYVSLDLTGYKTGSLNLGVKG; this comes from the coding sequence ATGATTAATACCCCCTTTAGGGGTTTTTTTATAATAGAAAGGGGAATTGATGTGGAAACCAATGAAAAATTGCAAAGATTAAAAGATATATTAAAGGACATGGGAAGTGTTATGGTTGCACTTTCAGGTGGCATAGATAGTTCTTTTCTTTTAAAGGTTGCTCATGATGTGTTAGGAAACAGAGCCGTAGCGGGGACTGCTGTTTCATATATTTATCCGTCGTGGGAGATAAATGAGGCAAGGGAATTTGCTAAAGAAATAGGTGTGGAACATGTTGAAATTGAGTATGACCCTCTTTTGGATGTAGAGGAGTTCAAGTATAATCCAATAGACAGGTGCTATATTTGTAAGAAGGCGGTTTTTTCAAGGCTTGTTTCCTTTGCAAATGAAAGTGGAATAAATTATGTTGTAGATGGAACAAATGCGGATGACTTAAAGGATTACAGACCTGGTCTTAAGGCAGTCGAGGAACTTGGTGTCAAAAGTCCTCTATTAATGGCGGGATTAACTAAACAGGATATAAGAGAAATTGCAAGAAAGATGGGGCTTAAATTTTATGACAAGCCATCCTATGCATGCCTTGCAACAAGGATACCATACAATGAAGAGGTTAATAAGATTAAGCTTAAGATGATAGATATGGCGGAAATTTATTTGATAGAAAAAGGATTTAAGAACGTAAGAGTAAGATGTCATGGAGATATTGCAAGAATTGAAGTTCCAAAATCAGAAATTCCAAAGTTTTTCAACATGAATTTAATCGAAGATGTAGAAAATAAATTAAAGGAATTGGGATTTAAGTATGTAAGCCTTGATTTGACGGGTTATAAAACAGGCAGTTTAAACTTGGGGGTAAAAGGATGA
- a CDS encoding Uma2 family endonuclease yields MLPTPKKYTYQEFLEITKDKRAELIDGEIYLWTSPSTEHQRTVGRLFAKFLDLFSERECEPLIAPYDVIFENEATNEKHVVQPDIAVICDKSKLTKDNYRGVPKLIVEVLSPSNASFDYIRKMDLYARFGVGEYWIASPKSKTIQVFVLQDGVYFEYATFSKDDLVKSSCFDNVEMKLNEIYD; encoded by the coding sequence ATGTTACCTACACCAAAGAAGTATACTTACCAAGAATTTCTTGAAATAACAAAGGACAAGAGGGCAGAACTTATAGATGGTGAAATTTATTTATGGACCTCTCCATCTACAGAACATCAAAGAACTGTAGGAAGGTTGTTTGCAAAGTTTTTAGATTTATTTTCCGAAAGAGAGTGCGAGCCATTAATTGCTCCGTATGATGTCATATTTGAAAATGAAGCTACAAACGAAAAGCATGTTGTTCAACCTGATATCGCAGTCATTTGCGATAAATCAAAATTGACAAAAGATAATTATCGGGGAGTTCCAAAGCTTATTGTAGAAGTTTTATCTCCTTCAAATGCATCTTTTGACTATATACGAAAAATGGATTTGTATGCACGTTTTGGTGTAGGGGAATACTGGATTGCAAGTCCTAAAAGTAAAACTATACAAGTTTTTGTTTTGCAGGATGGCGTATATTTTGAGTATGCTACATTTTCAAAGGACGACCTGGTAAAATCGTCCTGTTTTGATAATGTCGAAATGAAATTAAATGAGATTTATGATTAA
- a CDS encoding Nramp family divalent metal transporter, translated as MIKKFFKEHFAGGHTPNLMARDFFKYIGPGLLVTVGFIDPGNWASNVAAGADYGYKLLWMVTLSTIMLIVLQHNAAHLGIVTGKCLSEAATEHLSPITSRFVLFSAILAAISTALAEILGGAIALNMLFKIPIKAGAIMITLLVSYMLYSNSYKKIEKWIIGFVSIIGLSFIFELTLADIEWGKALAGWITPSFPEGSMPIIMSVLGAVVMPHNLFLHSEIIQSRQWNLEDEKVMEKQLKFEFMDTLFSMLIGWAINSAMILVAASTFFKNGIVVTELEQAQSMLRPLLGNAASLIFAIALLFAGISSSITAGMAGGSIYAGIFNEPYDIHDSHTKVGVGLTLIGALLIIFLISNPFKGLVISQMLLSIQLPVTIFLLISLTSSKKVMKSYANRPSSKIVLWIIGIIVSILNIMLLLSSI; from the coding sequence ATGATAAAGAAGTTTTTCAAGGAGCACTTTGCGGGAGGGCATACTCCAAATCTTATGGCAAGGGATTTTTTTAAATATATAGGACCAGGCCTTTTGGTAACGGTAGGATTTATTGATCCGGGTAATTGGGCATCAAATGTAGCAGCCGGTGCCGATTACGGATATAAGCTTTTGTGGATGGTTACTTTATCAACAATTATGCTTATTGTTCTTCAACACAATGCAGCTCACCTTGGAATTGTAACGGGAAAATGTTTATCTGAAGCTGCAACTGAACATTTAAGCCCAATAACAAGCAGATTTGTATTATTCAGTGCAATATTAGCAGCTATTTCAACTGCACTTGCTGAAATTTTAGGCGGGGCGATAGCGCTTAATATGTTGTTTAAAATACCAATAAAAGCTGGAGCGATAATGATTACATTGCTTGTAAGCTATATGCTTTATTCAAATTCATACAAAAAAATTGAGAAGTGGATTATTGGATTTGTTTCAATAATTGGACTTTCATTTATATTTGAACTAACACTTGCGGACATTGAGTGGGGGAAGGCACTTGCAGGATGGATTACTCCTTCTTTTCCAGAGGGTTCAATGCCAATCATTATGAGCGTTCTTGGTGCTGTTGTTATGCCACATAATTTGTTTTTGCATTCTGAAATTATTCAAAGCCGTCAATGGAACTTAGAGGATGAAAAAGTTATGGAAAAACAGCTCAAGTTTGAATTTATGGATACACTTTTTTCAATGCTCATTGGATGGGCAATAAACAGCGCGATGATACTGGTTGCTGCATCAACATTTTTTAAGAATGGTATCGTGGTAACAGAGCTCGAACAGGCACAGAGTATGTTAAGGCCATTGCTTGGAAATGCAGCATCATTAATATTTGCAATTGCACTTTTGTTTGCCGGAATATCTTCAAGCATAACTGCTGGAATGGCAGGTGGTTCTATATATGCTGGTATATTCAATGAACCCTATGATATTCACGACAGCCACACAAAGGTTGGCGTGGGATTAACTTTAATTGGGGCACTCTTAATAATTTTCCTTATTAGCAACCCATTTAAGGGGCTTGTAATATCACAAATGCTTTTAAGTATTCAGCTACCAGTAACAATATTTTTACTAATTAGCCTTACATCGTCAAAAAAAGTGATGAAAAGTTATGCAAATAGACCTTCTTCTAAGATTGTGCTTTGGATTATAGGAATAATAGTTTCTATTCTGAACATAATGCTGCTTCTAAGCTCAATATGA
- a CDS encoding DUF346 domain-containing protein has translation MFYCPYYFMWQYWREHENEGAYNLLRGEDDEQDINYDEFNAEFEGEEENQDDEFFRQNIQEVNRIMRLVDQRFESTYAELERYRVPRRISRPIFRAVVSYVVRNANNYSGTIEQRTNALFNAIRRDIPWIFATLIGFRVPIARINDIIRSIIRFTLENLGGTMPSGWSRWESLGGVLTSGPGASSWANNRIDVFARGTNDALWHKWWDGRRWSDWEDLGGVLTSSPDAVSWGPNRIDVFARGTDNALWHKWWDGSRWSNWESLGGVLTSAPAAASWARNRLDVFVRGTDNALWHKWWDGSRWSDWENLGGVLTSAPAAVSWGPNRIDVFARGTNNALWHKWWDGSRWSAWEDLGGVLTSDPAASSRRTNSIDVFARGNNNQLIYKSWDGSRWSNWSNLGGVLTSEPASVSMRSNRIDVFARGTDNALWHIFRE, from the coding sequence ATGTTCTATTGTCCTTACTACTTTATGTGGCAATATTGGAGAGAACATGAAAATGAGGGAGCTTATAATTTGCTAAGAGGAGAAGATGATGAACAAGACATTAATTATGATGAATTTAATGCAGAATTTGAGGGCGAAGAAGAAAATCAAGATGATGAATTTTTCAGACAGAATATTCAAGAAGTTAACAGGATAATGAGACTCGTGGATCAAAGATTTGAATCCACATATGCTGAACTCGAAAGATATAGAGTACCAAGAAGGATTTCAAGACCAATCTTTAGGGCGGTTGTTTCTTATGTTGTAAGAAATGCAAATAATTATTCAGGAACAATTGAGCAGAGAACAAACGCTTTATTTAATGCGATAAGAAGGGACATCCCATGGATTTTTGCAACGCTAATAGGGTTCAGAGTTCCGATTGCAAGAATAAACGATATAATAAGAAGTATAATTAGATTCACCCTTGAAAATTTAGGAGGAACAATGCCTTCAGGATGGAGTAGATGGGAAAGCCTTGGAGGAGTTTTAACATCAGGTCCTGGTGCATCATCCTGGGCAAACAATAGGATTGACGTGTTTGCAAGAGGGACAAACGATGCACTCTGGCATAAGTGGTGGGATGGCCGAAGGTGGAGCGACTGGGAGGACTTGGGAGGAGTATTAACCTCCAGCCCAGATGCGGTATCCTGGGGACCGAATAGAATAGATGTTTTTGCAAGAGGAACGGACAACGCTCTTTGGCATAAATGGTGGGATGGCTCAAGATGGAGCAATTGGGAAAGCCTCGGAGGGGTTTTGACTTCTGCCCCTGCAGCAGCTTCATGGGCAAGAAATAGGCTGGATGTATTTGTGCGTGGAACAGATAATGCACTTTGGCATAAATGGTGGGACGGTTCAAGGTGGAGCGATTGGGAAAACCTTGGTGGAGTATTAACTTCAGCTCCTGCGGCAGTATCTTGGGGACCAAATAGAATTGATGTATTTGCAAGAGGAACAAACAATGCTCTTTGGCATAAATGGTGGGACGGTTCAAGATGGAGCGCTTGGGAAGACCTTGGAGGAGTTTTAACATCAGACCCAGCTGCATCATCAAGAAGAACAAATAGTATCGATGTGTTTGCAAGAGGAAATAACAATCAATTAATCTACAAGTCTTGGGACGGTTCAAGGTGGAGCAATTGGAGCAACTTGGGCGGAGTTTTAACATCTGAGCCAGCATCTGTTTCTATGAGGTCAAACAGGATAGATGTATTTGCAAGAGGAACAGATAATGCATTGTGGCATATTTTTAGAGAATAA
- a CDS encoding DUF2935 domain-containing protein translates to MKKLYCKCYFNNLCCVINEIILWSEISSEHPVFIKTVAALTNKNLSQSIVNRLNEVSNMFKPINERARDLKAACRQTSLIYLDVKKLIEEFLLHDGHFLMLIPDVKQYGKDDMVWQELLEHITHEQRFMFELFTNFQDLLD, encoded by the coding sequence GTGAAAAAATTGTATTGTAAATGCTATTTTAACAATCTCTGCTGTGTTATAAATGAGATAATCCTATGGAGTGAAATTTCAAGCGAACATCCGGTATTTATTAAAACAGTAGCAGCACTCACGAATAAAAATTTGAGCCAGTCTATAGTTAATAGGCTGAATGAAGTAAGCAATATGTTTAAACCTATTAATGAAAGGGCAAGAGATTTAAAAGCAGCTTGCAGACAAACTAGCTTAATTTATCTGGATGTAAAAAAATTAATCGAAGAGTTCTTGCTTCATGATGGACATTTCTTGATGTTAATTCCTGATGTTAAACAATACGGAAAAGATGATATGGTATGGCAGGAGTTGCTTGAGCATATAACCCATGAACAAAGATTTATGTTTGAGCTATTTACAAATTTTCAAGATTTATTAGATTAA
- a CDS encoding multicopper oxidase domain-containing protein, which yields MTDIDFSSIGSKIRIYNINAIKAKIVYNKYGDHDPNGLLYVLAEDEDELLNQVENNTNIPVEIVSPLVIRANEGDLVIINFHNKLDFPASIHIQGLHYDVTSDGANVGFNPTSVAQPNHKITYKFYAEKQGIYFFSDLGNPVADETGSNVHGLFGALIVEEEGSSWTHPETGEEIKSGLYADIHHKYNNSFREYVLFFHDESPVLNIQGLPPINPLNGHEEDTHSINYRSEPMRNRIPEPLSNCTDEDCMHSSWVWGDPSLVLHAYTGDPVKIRVINAGIKETHVFHFHVHQWRLNPEDPNSTIIDSISIGPQESYTVVPLYGAGSLQKSFGDSIFHCHLYPHFEAGMWGLFRVHDVLEDGTRFYPDGTKIKALIPLPDRTPPPIPTPQKPGFPLFIPGVVGQKAPDPPLGIIGGRTPTQLEINSFHPNAAPGAAFANPCPPNAPLKTFEIVAIQLPIKYNNQNWHDPFGRIYCLAEDEQDILNGIKEPEPLVIRVNAGDCVEIKFTNKLPLTIGGNLFQSVHITTQCTCHVHLVKFDVLCSDGGGNGWNYSSGVKPGETIIYRWYADEELHTCFFHDHLFANTHQQHGLFASLIVEPPGSNYISPFTGLPINSGTKAIIESPHGSFREFALFVHDFALLFDDNDKEINPPPFPDSHEDPGVMGINYKCAPLQFRPGDPAYVFSSYLHGDPETPLLECYSKDRIIIRLIDGAHEEQHIFNLHRYKWHKEITNPQAPLVCSQVIGISEAFNIEFTAEAEDDQDVLYYFAGLDDLWLGLWGILRVYGSKMPHLVPLNDRPAPPERTKAFPTPTGSPPPKAQDPGTPCKSCSKIRRFEIYAIQKKIIYNKFGDNDPNGLLFVLKQDLKRVLNDKIHPKPLIIRANAGECIEIMLTNLLPEKLTETEYPHIPVEVPYPPSNRVSIHAQMLNYDVRGSDGATVGFNNDQTIGPNESITYRYFADDEYGTIILSSFGDIRNHRHRGLFGALIIEPQDSIYINPFNGIKTNSGEQAIIIPGFKESFREFVILSHNGIDLLDKNGNRIPEVHHAEHLDFEDQGHKAFNYRCERFENRLQINPNRDLVFDSCIHGDPATPIFIANAGDKITFRYAMPSDKPRNTTIVIHGHNWLQQLNNPYSNLIGVQGALSVGSSLNIELIAGGKEKFVGDYLYRSGNIRWEIEQGMWGILRVVKKSCSKVKSLIPNLILILYRILNRKI from the coding sequence ATGACCGATATCGATTTCAGTTCAATTGGTTCTAAAATACGAATTTATAATATAAATGCAATCAAAGCAAAGATAGTCTATAATAAATATGGCGACCACGACCCTAATGGACTTTTATATGTCCTTGCAGAAGATGAAGATGAACTTCTAAATCAAGTTGAAAATAATACAAATATACCGGTAGAAATAGTCTCTCCACTCGTTATACGAGCTAACGAAGGAGACTTGGTAATAATAAATTTTCACAACAAACTCGATTTTCCTGCTTCTATTCATATTCAAGGATTGCATTACGATGTAACTTCAGATGGTGCAAACGTTGGTTTTAATCCTACATCGGTTGCACAGCCCAATCATAAAATAACCTACAAATTTTATGCCGAAAAGCAAGGGATATATTTTTTCAGCGACCTTGGAAATCCGGTTGCAGACGAAACTGGGAGCAATGTCCATGGATTGTTTGGCGCATTAATTGTTGAAGAGGAAGGCTCAAGTTGGACGCATCCTGAAACCGGCGAGGAAATAAAATCAGGATTATATGCAGATATACACCATAAATATAATAATTCATTTAGAGAATATGTTCTTTTTTTCCATGACGAATCACCAGTTCTAAATATTCAGGGTTTACCTCCGATAAATCCATTGAATGGACATGAAGAAGATACTCATTCTATAAATTATCGCTCAGAACCGATGCGAAATAGAATACCAGAACCCTTAAGCAATTGCACTGATGAAGACTGTATGCACTCTTCATGGGTTTGGGGCGACCCTTCGCTTGTTCTTCATGCTTATACGGGTGACCCGGTTAAAATTAGAGTAATTAATGCCGGAATTAAAGAAACCCACGTTTTTCACTTTCATGTCCATCAATGGAGATTAAACCCTGAGGACCCCAACTCAACAATTATTGATTCCATTTCCATAGGTCCTCAGGAATCCTATACAGTTGTTCCTCTATACGGAGCAGGAAGTTTACAAAAATCATTTGGTGACTCTATATTCCACTGTCATTTGTATCCTCATTTCGAAGCCGGCATGTGGGGTCTTTTTAGAGTCCATGACGTCCTCGAAGATGGAACAAGATTTTACCCTGACGGAACAAAAATAAAAGCTTTAATACCACTTCCAGATAGAACTCCGCCACCAATACCGACACCCCAAAAACCCGGTTTCCCATTGTTTATTCCTGGGGTAGTTGGTCAGAAAGCGCCCGACCCTCCACTTGGTATAATTGGAGGAAGAACCCCAACACAACTTGAGATAAATAGTTTTCATCCAAATGCTGCACCTGGAGCAGCCTTTGCAAACCCCTGTCCACCAAATGCACCTTTAAAAACGTTTGAGATTGTTGCAATACAACTGCCCATTAAATATAATAACCAAAACTGGCACGACCCATTTGGAAGGATATACTGCCTTGCCGAGGATGAGCAGGATATTTTAAACGGAATAAAGGAACCTGAACCGCTTGTTATTAGAGTAAATGCAGGTGACTGCGTCGAAATAAAATTTACTAATAAACTTCCTTTGACCATTGGAGGCAACCTATTTCAATCAGTTCACATTACTACACAATGCACATGTCACGTTCACTTGGTAAAATTTGATGTATTGTGTTCCGACGGTGGTGGCAACGGTTGGAATTACTCAAGCGGGGTAAAACCAGGTGAAACTATAATTTACAGATGGTATGCTGATGAAGAACTGCATACCTGCTTTTTCCATGATCACTTGTTCGCAAACACTCATCAGCAACATGGTTTGTTTGCTTCACTAATTGTAGAGCCACCAGGTTCAAATTATATTTCGCCGTTTACTGGCCTTCCAATCAATAGTGGAACAAAAGCCATTATAGAATCACCCCATGGCAGCTTCAGAGAATTTGCATTGTTTGTTCATGATTTTGCCCTGTTATTTGATGATAATGACAAAGAAATAAATCCACCTCCCTTTCCAGATTCCCATGAGGACCCTGGAGTGATGGGTATAAATTATAAATGTGCACCGCTACAATTTAGGCCTGGAGACCCTGCATATGTATTCAGTTCCTATCTTCATGGCGACCCAGAGACACCACTTCTCGAATGTTATTCAAAAGATAGAATAATAATAAGGCTTATCGATGGTGCTCATGAAGAACAGCATATTTTTAATCTTCACAGATATAAATGGCATAAGGAAATAACTAACCCTCAAGCACCCCTTGTTTGTTCGCAGGTTATTGGGATTTCAGAGGCTTTCAACATTGAGTTTACTGCAGAAGCAGAGGATGACCAGGATGTATTATACTATTTTGCAGGGCTTGACGATTTATGGCTTGGTCTTTGGGGCATTTTAAGGGTATATGGTTCAAAAATGCCGCATCTTGTTCCATTAAACGATAGGCCAGCACCGCCTGAAAGAACAAAAGCCTTTCCAACTCCTACTGGTTCTCCACCTCCAAAGGCACAAGACCCGGGCACGCCTTGTAAATCATGTTCTAAAATTAGGCGATTTGAAATTTATGCTATTCAAAAGAAAATAATTTATAATAAATTTGGAGACAACGACCCAAACGGATTGCTGTTTGTCCTCAAGCAAGACTTGAAGAGAGTTTTAAATGATAAAATTCATCCAAAGCCGCTTATAATAAGAGCAAATGCTGGGGAATGTATTGAAATTATGCTTACAAACCTGTTGCCAGAAAAATTAACGGAAACAGAATACCCGCACATTCCCGTTGAAGTGCCTTATCCTCCATCAAACAGGGTGTCAATCCATGCTCAGATGTTAAATTATGACGTCCGTGGCTCTGACGGTGCTACTGTTGGTTTTAACAACGACCAGACCATAGGTCCAAATGAAAGCATAACCTATAGATATTTTGCAGATGATGAATATGGAACAATAATTTTATCCAGTTTTGGAGATATTAGAAATCATAGACACAGAGGTCTCTTTGGCGCATTGATTATTGAACCACAGGATTCAATTTATATAAATCCATTCAATGGAATTAAAACAAACTCAGGCGAACAAGCTATTATAATACCTGGATTTAAAGAGTCCTTTAGAGAGTTTGTCATATTGTCACACAACGGAATTGACCTACTAGATAAGAATGGAAATAGAATCCCTGAAGTTCATCATGCAGAACATCTTGATTTCGAGGACCAAGGGCATAAGGCATTCAACTACCGATGTGAAAGATTTGAAAATAGATTGCAAATTAATCCTAATAGAGACCTAGTTTTTGATTCTTGTATTCACGGAGACCCAGCAACTCCAATTTTTATCGCAAACGCAGGTGATAAGATTACTTTTCGTTATGCCATGCCTTCAGATAAACCAAGAAACACAACTATTGTCATTCATGGTCATAATTGGCTACAGCAATTGAATAACCCCTATTCTAACCTAATTGGAGTTCAAGGAGCACTCTCTGTCGGAAGTAGTTTGAATATTGAACTTATTGCTGGCGGAAAAGAGAAATTTGTAGGCGATTATCTTTATCGCTCAGGAAATATTAGGTGGGAAATAGAGCAGGGTATGTGGGGAATATTAAGAGTAGTCAAGAAGTCTTGTTCAAAGGTTAAGTCACTAATTCCTAATCTAATATTGATTTTATATAGAATATTGAATCGCAAAATTTAA
- the groL gene encoding chaperonin GroEL (60 kDa chaperone family; promotes refolding of misfolded polypeptides especially under stressful conditions; forms two stacked rings of heptamers to form a barrel-shaped 14mer; ends can be capped by GroES; misfolded proteins enter the barrel where they are refolded when GroES binds) produces the protein MAKEIMFGEDARRAMQRGVDKLANTVKITLGPKGRNVVLDKKFGAPLITNDGVSIAREIELQDPYENMGAQLVKEVATKTNDVAGDGTTTATLLAQAIIREGLKNVTAGANPMLVRNGIKKAVDVAVEEIKKISQHVNGREDIARVAAISAADEEIGQLIADAMEKVGSEGVITVEESKAMGTELEVVEGMQFDRGYVSAYMVTDAEKMEAVLDDPYILITDKKISNIQDILPILEQIVQQGRKLLIIAEDVEGEALATLVVNKLRGTFTCVAVKAPGFGDRRKEMLQDIAILTGGQVISEELGRDLKEADITMLGRAERVKVTKENTTIVNGRGDKENIHARIAQIKAQIEETTSDFDREKLQERLAKLAGGVAVIKVGAATETELKEKKLRIEDALNATKAAVEEGIVPGGGTAYINVIPAVAELAEKIDDTDVKVGVNIVKRSLEEPLRQIAENAGLDGAVVVEKVKASDKGVGFDALHEKYVNMIEVGIVDPTKVTRSALQNAASVAATFLTTEAVVADIPEKKDAPAMPGGMPDMY, from the coding sequence ATGGCAAAGGAAATTATGTTCGGCGAAGACGCAAGACGTGCTATGCAAAGAGGTGTAGATAAGCTTGCTAATACTGTTAAAATAACTTTAGGACCAAAGGGAAGAAATGTTGTTCTTGATAAGAAGTTTGGAGCACCACTTATAACAAACGACGGTGTTTCAATAGCAAGAGAAATAGAACTACAAGACCCATATGAAAACATGGGAGCTCAGCTTGTTAAGGAAGTTGCTACAAAGACTAATGACGTTGCAGGTGACGGAACTACAACAGCTACATTGCTTGCACAAGCAATAATAAGAGAAGGTTTAAAGAACGTAACAGCTGGTGCTAACCCAATGCTTGTAAGAAACGGTATTAAGAAGGCTGTTGATGTTGCTGTTGAAGAAATTAAGAAGATATCACAACATGTTAACGGCAGAGAAGATATAGCAAGAGTTGCAGCAATTTCAGCTGCTGATGAAGAAATAGGCCAGCTTATAGCTGATGCTATGGAAAAGGTAGGCAGCGAAGGCGTTATAACTGTTGAAGAATCAAAGGCAATGGGAACTGAACTTGAAGTAGTTGAAGGTATGCAATTTGATAGAGGATATGTAAGTGCATACATGGTAACTGATGCTGAAAAGATGGAGGCAGTTCTTGATGACCCTTATATACTTATAACTGACAAAAAGATTTCAAATATACAAGATATTCTTCCAATACTAGAACAAATAGTTCAACAGGGAAGAAAACTTCTTATCATAGCTGAAGATGTAGAAGGCGAAGCTCTTGCAACACTTGTTGTTAACAAGTTAAGAGGAACATTTACATGCGTTGCAGTTAAGGCTCCAGGATTCGGCGACAGAAGAAAAGAAATGCTACAAGATATAGCTATCTTAACTGGCGGCCAAGTTATCTCAGAAGAACTTGGAAGAGATTTAAAGGAAGCAGACATAACAATGCTTGGTCGTGCAGAAAGAGTAAAGGTAACAAAGGAAAACACTACTATTGTTAACGGAAGAGGAGACAAGGAAAACATCCATGCAAGAATTGCTCAAATAAAGGCTCAAATCGAAGAAACTACATCGGACTTCGATAGAGAAAAATTACAAGAAAGACTTGCAAAACTTGCTGGTGGTGTTGCAGTTATAAAGGTTGGTGCTGCAACTGAAACAGAACTTAAGGAAAAGAAGCTAAGAATAGAAGACGCTCTAAATGCTACAAAGGCAGCTGTAGAAGAAGGTATCGTTCCAGGTGGTGGAACTGCATACATCAATGTAATTCCAGCTGTTGCAGAACTTGCTGAAAAGATAGATGACACTGACGTTAAGGTTGGTGTAAACATTGTCAAGAGATCCCTTGAAGAACCACTAAGACAAATTGCTGAAAACGCAGGTCTTGACGGTGCCGTTGTTGTTGAAAAGGTTAAAGCAAGCGATAAGGGAGTAGGATTTGACGCTCTACATGAAAAGTATGTAAACATGATTGAAGTTGGTATAGTCGACCCAACTAAGGTTACAAGATCAGCACTTCAAAATGCTGCATCAGTAGCTGCTACATTCCTAACAACTGAAGCTGTTGTTGCTGACATCCCAGAAAAGAAGGATGCACCAGCAATGCCAGGCGGAATGCCAGATATGTATTAA
- a CDS encoding co-chaperone GroES: MKLKPLGDRVVIKKIEAEETTKSGIVLPGSAKEKPQMAEVVAIGPDVNRDDKTVLNVGDKVIFSKYSGNEVKLDGEEFTILNLSDILAVIE; the protein is encoded by the coding sequence ATGAAATTAAAACCACTTGGTGACAGAGTTGTTATTAAGAAAATCGAAGCTGAAGAAACCACAAAAAGCGGTATTGTTCTTCCAGGAAGTGCTAAGGAAAAGCCACAAATGGCTGAAGTTGTTGCAATTGGACCAGATGTAAACAGAGACGACAAGACAGTGTTAAATGTTGGAGACAAGGTTATTTTCTCAAAGTATTCAGGAAACGAAGTTAAGCTTGATGGAGAAGAGTTTACAATTCTTAACCTAAGCGATATTCTTGCAGTAATAGAATAA